One window of Tachysurus vachellii isolate PV-2020 chromosome 21, HZAU_Pvac_v1, whole genome shotgun sequence genomic DNA carries:
- the LOC132837597 gene encoding naked cuticle-like protein 3 — MGHLQSKNACKRRESPEGGTLTTGSSLLQEESVHLSGSDRIRHKQDVCGEELKDDHFLDHDCPLEVILPPERATECQSYKPEKGDPLRRNAKNDDMECNENHQEWVFTLYDFDNSGRVTKEDMSSLMHTIYEVVEASVKQSALCNSKTLRVKLTVTPLIPSFNRKERDIGLPQSKQEQLEENHPIYIRGQSTDPAVSPEKKLYRIDENTERRNHYLDLAGIENYTSRFDADHTLHSPYEEQFQGSLTHGTRSAQYRWPQLDRGSLGKSGGQRLPFLRSLRSRKSNRLHGHHPVSWCCPPAPQQQPLHYSHNKRVHARPCDVTSAFVPHPGLDLEIQPGTGVSPGGFMPMAQRHEHHHLHEHHHHHHHHHHYYSS; from the exons ATGGGGCATTTACAGTCGAAAAATG cGTGTAAACGCAGGGAGAGTCCAGAAG GAGGCACTTTGACGACAGGCTCTTCACTCCTGCAGGAAGAGTCGGTTCATCTCAGCGGCTCAGACAGGATCCGACACAAGCAG GATGTATGTGGTGAAGAGCTAAAGGATGATCACTTCTTGGATCATGACTGCCCTCTGGAGG tAATCCTTCCACCAGAGAGAGCAACCGAATGCCAAAGTTACAAACCGGAAAAGGGAGATCCCTTGAGGAGGAATGCAAAAAATGAT GACATGGAGTGTAATGAAAATCACCAAGAGTGGGTGTTTACTTTGTATGACTTTGACAACAGTGGCAGAGTAACCAAAGAG GATATGTCCAGCCTGATGCATACTATCTATGAAGTAGTGGAAGCATCAGTCAAACAGTCTGCACTCTGCAACAGCAAAACTCTGCGTGTCAAATTGACTGTAACACCCTTAATACCCAGTTTCAACAGAAAAG AACGAGATATCGGGCTTCCACAGAGCAAGCAGGAGCAGCTGGAGGAAAACCACCCCATTTACATCAG AGGACAGAGCACAGATCCTGCTGTTAGTCCTGAGAAAAAACTTTACCGCATCGATGAGAACACAGAACGCAGAAACCACTATTTAGACCTGGCTGGGATTGAAAACTACACCTCCAGATTTGATGCAG atcacacactacactcacccTATGAGGAGCAGTTTCAGGGGAGCCTCACACATGGCACACGCTCTGCCCAATATCGATGGCCTCAGCTTGATCGTGGCAGTCTGGGGAAGTCTGGTGGTCAGCGCCTCCCATTTCTCAGGTCTCTGAGGAGCCGCAAATCAAACAGGCTACATGGGCATCACCCAGTCAGCTGGTGCTGTCCTCCTGCTCCCCAGCAGCAGCCTTTGCACTACAGTCACAATAAACGTGTTCATGCCAGGCCTTGTGATGTCACATCAGCTTTTGTGCCTCATCCAGGGTTAGACTTGGAGATTCAGCCTGGAACAGGTGTTTCACCTGGTGGGTTCATGCCCATGGCTCAGAGGCATGAGCACCATCACCTCCATGagcatcaccatcaccaccaccatcaccaccattacTATTCCTCCTGA
- the lypla2 gene encoding acyl-protein thioesterase 2 yields the protein MCGNNMSVPLLAEAVTISGTEKETAAVIFLHGLGDTGHGWADAMTSIRLPYIKYICPHAPRIPVTLNMKMTMPSWFDLMGLTPEAPEDEAGIKRAAENIKAIIDHETKNGIPSNRILLGGFSQGGALSLYTALTSQQKLAGVVALSCWLPLHKTFPQAASGSANKDIPILQCHGEMDPMIPSHFGAMTAEKLKTIVAPQKVTFRTYPGLMHSSCPQEMSAVKEFIEKQLPRI from the exons ATGTGTGGCAACAACATGTCTGTGCCGCTGCTTGCTGAGGCTGTGACCATATCTGGGACAGAGAAGGAGACTGCTGCG GTAATCTTCCTTCATGGTCTTGGTGATACTGG GCATGGCTGGGCTGATGCCATGACATCCATTAGACTGCCCTACATAAAGTACATCTGCCCACATGC ACCCAGAATCCCAGTTACACTCAATATGAAAATGACCATGCCATCGTG gtttgacCTGATGGGTCTAACACCAGAAGCTCCAGAGGATGAGGCCGGCATTAAAAGAGCAGCAGAAAACA TCAAGGCCATTATTGACCACGAGACAAAAAATGGTATACCTTCTAACCGTATTCTCCTTGGTGGATTCTCTCAG GGTGGAGCGTTATCACTGTACACCGCTCTCACTTCTCAGCAGAAGCTAGCAGGTGTAGTGGCTCTAAGTTGTTGGCTACCACTTCATAAGACCTTTCCACAG GCAGCAAGTGGCAGTGCAAACAAGGATATCCCCATTCTGCAATGTCATGGTGAGATGGACCCGATGATTCCATCGCATTTTGGGGCCATGACGGCTGAGAAGCTCAAGACCATTGTGGCCCCACAGAAAGTCACTTTCCGCACCTACCCAGGGCTCATGCACAGCTCCTGCCCTCAG GAGATGTCAGCCGTGAAGGAATTCATTGAGAAGCAGTTGCCCCGAATCTGA
- the mterf3 gene encoding transcription termination factor 3, mitochondrial, whose product MNLCGRCVMYLQSRMLCIKPQHVIHVVKLPKNTTCIQTALLLHPHSRLQRWKDKWTDSYGIRFFSDQRTDTPPCHTDSRITEQHNPQHGLVPVINSELHQCSSAPGPVPAEHTSIDLDALSCPSAFEEISDEDAIQIIVPPNLPDTTFTLRDYVDKSETLTNLVHLGVNLSKLEERPNVGSMLVRLNFQDDVVPRLLFLKDLGVQDVHLGPMLTKNPFLLTENMENLQNRVSYLKSKKFSSESVAEMVSKAPYLLNFSVKRLDNRLGFFQKQLGLSAHKTRDVVTRLPRLLCGSLEPVKENLKVCELEFGFRRNEIQHIVTVVPKVLTANKRKLTQIFDFVHNIMGVPHSLITKFPQVLNAKFLRVRERHFFLEYLGRAHYEPTHPNYISLERLVALPDEAFCSEVALASLDDFERFQKTL is encoded by the exons ATGAATCTTTGTGGAAGATGTGTGATGTATCTGCAGTCTAGGATGTTGTGTATAAAACCACAACATGTAATTCACGTCGTTAAACTCCCTAAAAACACGACTTGCATCCAGACAGCGCTGTTGCTTCATCCTCATAGCCGCTTACAGAGATGGAAGGACAAATGGACTGATTCATATGGGATTCGGTTCTTCAGTGATCAGCGAACCGACACACCCCCATGTCACACAGACAGTAGGATTACAGAGCAACACAATCCTCAGCACGGTTTAGTGCCTGTAATAAACTCTGAGTTACATCAGTGCTCCAGTGCACCAGGACCAGTTCCTGCAGAACACACCTCCATCG ATCTGGATGCACTGTCCTGTCCATCTGCATTTGAAGAAATTAGTGATGAGGATGCCATACAGATCATTGTGCCCCCCAACCTTCCAGACACCACATTCACTCTCAGGGATTACGTAGACAAATCAGAGACCCTAACAAATCTGGTTCACTTGG GGGTTAATCTGTCAAAATTAGAGGAACGGCCTAATGTTGGCTCTATGCTGGTGAGGCTGAACTTCCAAGATGATGTGGTACCACGTCTCCTTTTCTTGAAAGATCTGGGAGTTCAGGATGTTCACTTGGGTCCGATGCTCACTAAAAACCCCTTTCTACTCACTGAGAACATGGAAAATCTGCAAAACAG GGTTTCATATTTGAAGTCAAAAAAATTCAGTTCGGAGTCTGTTGCTGAGATGGTGAGCAAAGCTCCATATTTACTGAACTTCAGTGTGAAGAGGTTGGACAACCGTCTGGGATTTTTCCAGAAGCAACTGGGCCTCAGTGCTCATAAG ACTCGAGATGTTGTAACTCGTCTGCCTAGGTTGCTATGTGGAAGTTTAGAGCCTGTAAAGGAAAATCTAAAG gtTTGTGAACTGGAGTTTGGGTTTCGCAGAAATGAAATCCAGCACATTGTCACTGTGGTTCCAAAAGTGTTAACAGCTAATAAACGGAAACTGACACAAATATTTGACTTTGTCCACAACATTATGGGTGTTCCTCACTCTCTCATTACAAAGTTTCCACAG GTTTTGAATGCAAAATTCCTTCGTGTAAGAGAACGACACTTCTTTCTTGAGTACTTGGGCCGTGCCCATTATGAACCCACTCATCCTAACTACATCTCTCTGGAGCGCCTGGTGGCTCTTCCTGATGAAGCCTTCTGTTCTGAAGTGGCTTTAGCCTCTTTGGATGATTTTGAACGATTCCAGAAAACTCTGTAG
- the gatad1 gene encoding GATA zinc finger domain-containing protein 1 isoform X2 produces the protein MSQDPESQSRPHLSGGTSSSWHGRQSELSKQEIHRRSARLRSTKYKAPASEKKVSSKGKGRRHIFKLKNPIKAPESVSTIITSESIFYKGVYYQIGDVIKVTDEEDGKPYFAQIRGFVQDQYCEKSAALTWLIPTQSSPRDHFDPGTYIVGPEEDLPRKMEYLEFVCHAPSEYFKSRSSPFPTIPNRPEKGYIWTHIGHTPTMAVKETLGCN, from the exons atgtctcaggatccagagtcacagagtcggcctcatctcagcggaggtACATCATCTTCgtggcacggaagacaatcagagctg TCTAAACAGGAAATCCACAGACGATCAGCACGATTAAGAAGCACGAAGTACAAGGCTCCTGCATCCGAGAAGAAAGTTTCATCAAAAGGGAAAGGAAGACGGcatatttttaaactaaaaaat CCTATCAAAGCTCCTGAGTCTGTGTCCACCATAATCACATCAGAGTCAATCTTCTACAAG GGTGTTTACTATCAGATAGGAGATGTGATAAAGGTAACAGACGAAGAGGATGGTAAACCTTATTTTGCACAGATCCGTGGTTTTGTTCAGGACCAGTACTGTGAGAAAAGTGCTGCATTAACATGGCTGATCCCTACACAGTCTAGTCCAAGAGATCACTTTGATCCTGGCACTTACATAGTTG gTCCAGAAGAGGATTTGCCCAGAAAAATGGAATACCTTGAATTTGTTTGCCATGCACCATCAGAATATTTCAAGTCAAGGAGCTCCCCATTTCCAACAATACCTAATCGGCCAGAAAAAGGCTACATTTGGACCCATATTGGACATACACCCACAATGGCAGTAAAAGAAACTCTTGGTTGTAATTAA
- the gatad1 gene encoding GATA zinc finger domain-containing protein 1 isoform X1: protein MPLGLKPCCAVCKTNSSSMWKKGNQGEILCNNCTAKSNITGVSGLLVTSNTQQSNGGGKQSKQEIHRRSARLRSTKYKAPASEKKVSSKGKGRRHIFKLKNPIKAPESVSTIITSESIFYKGVYYQIGDVIKVTDEEDGKPYFAQIRGFVQDQYCEKSAALTWLIPTQSSPRDHFDPGTYIVGPEEDLPRKMEYLEFVCHAPSEYFKSRSSPFPTIPNRPEKGYIWTHIGHTPTMAVKETLGCN from the exons ATGCCTCTTGGTCTGAAGCCATGTTGTGCGGTCTGCAAGACGAATTCGTCGTCGATGTGGAAAAAGGGAAACCAGGGTGAAATCCTTTGTAACAACTGTACAGCTAAAAGCAACATCACAGGAGTATCAGGACTATTGGTGACCTCCAACACACAGCAGAGCAATGGTGGGGGCAAGCAG TCTAAACAGGAAATCCACAGACGATCAGCACGATTAAGAAGCACGAAGTACAAGGCTCCTGCATCCGAGAAGAAAGTTTCATCAAAAGGGAAAGGAAGACGGcatatttttaaactaaaaaat CCTATCAAAGCTCCTGAGTCTGTGTCCACCATAATCACATCAGAGTCAATCTTCTACAAG GGTGTTTACTATCAGATAGGAGATGTGATAAAGGTAACAGACGAAGAGGATGGTAAACCTTATTTTGCACAGATCCGTGGTTTTGTTCAGGACCAGTACTGTGAGAAAAGTGCTGCATTAACATGGCTGATCCCTACACAGTCTAGTCCAAGAGATCACTTTGATCCTGGCACTTACATAGTTG gTCCAGAAGAGGATTTGCCCAGAAAAATGGAATACCTTGAATTTGTTTGCCATGCACCATCAGAATATTTCAAGTCAAGGAGCTCCCCATTTCCAACAATACCTAATCGGCCAGAAAAAGGCTACATTTGGACCCATATTGGACATACACCCACAATGGCAGTAAAAGAAACTCTTGGTTGTAATTAA